The Magnetococcales bacterium sequence ACCCATTTCGACGCCAAGGGGGCGTCGCGCATGGTGGACGTGTCCGCCAAGCCGGAAACCGATCGCCTGGCCGTGGCCGAGGGATGGGTGCGCCTGCGTCGAGAAACCCTGAACCTGATCCTGGATCGGAAAATGGCCAAGGGCGATGTCCTGGAAGTTGCCCGCCTGGCCGGCATCATGGCGGCCAAGAAGGTCGATGACCTGATTCCCTTGTGCCATTCCCTGAACCTGACCGGGGTGGACATCGCCTTCGAACCCGAAATCGAGGAGGAATCGATCCGGATCGTCGCCCGTGTTCGTTGTCACGGGGCAACCGGGGTCGAAATGGAAGCCCTCACCGCCGTGGCCGTCGCGGGTTTGACCGTTTATGACATGTGCAAGGCCGTGGACCGGGAAATGTCCCTCGATGGAATCCGTCTCCTGGAGAAGTCGGGTGGACGCAGCGGACATTTTGTCCGTTCTTGCATGGAATGATGGGAACGTCGATTCATGGAAACCATGGCCATCATTGACTTCGAAACCACCGGACTGTCTCCCGGCGATGGGGCAAGGGCCACGGAAATCGCCGCCATCATTATTGAAAATGGGGAAATCGTCCGTCGTTATCAGAGTCTCATGAAGACAGGTGCGTGGATTTCTCATTTCATTA is a genomic window containing:
- the moaC gene encoding cyclic pyranopterin monophosphate synthase MoaC, with the translated sequence MDTNARELTHFDAKGASRMVDVSAKPETDRLAVAEGWVRLRRETLNLILDRKMAKGDVLEVARLAGIMAAKKVDDLIPLCHSLNLTGVDIAFEPEIEEESIRIVARVRCHGATGVEMEALTAVAVAGLTVYDMCKAVDREMSLDGIRLLEKSGGRSGHFVRSCME